A window of the Streptomyces formicae genome harbors these coding sequences:
- a CDS encoding helix-turn-helix domain-containing protein has translation MADDYLVRIGKLIRDARQHRGWTQTQLAEALGTSQSAVNRIERGNQNISLEMIARIGEALDSEIVSLGYAGPMHLRVVGGRRLSGSIDVKTSKNACVALLCGALLNKGRTVLRRVARIEEVYRLLEVLSSIGVRTRWINDGIDLEIVPPATLDMDAIDAEAARRTRSIIMFLGPLLHRMDRFRIPYAGGCDLGTRTVEPHMIALRRFGLDITATEGLYHAVVERSTTPKRPIVLTERGDTVTENALLAAARHDGTTVIRNASSNYMVQDLCFFLEALGVRVEGIGTTTLTVHGVANIDVDVDYAPSEDPVEAMSLLAAAVVTESQLTIRRVPIEFLEIELAVLEEMGLDHDRSAEYAADNGRTRLIDLTVRPSKLEAPIDKIHPMPFPGLNIDNVPFFAAIAAVAQGQTLIHDWVYDNRAIYLTDLNRLGGRLQLLDPHRVLVEGPTRWRAAEMMCPPALRPAVVVLLAMMAAEGTSVLRNVYVINRGYEDLAERLNSVGAQIEIFRDI, from the coding sequence ATGGCAGACGACTACCTCGTACGCATCGGCAAGCTCATCCGTGACGCCCGCCAGCATCGCGGCTGGACCCAGACGCAGCTCGCCGAGGCACTCGGCACCAGCCAGAGTGCGGTCAACCGGATCGAGCGCGGGAATCAGAACATCAGCCTTGAGATGATCGCCCGCATCGGCGAGGCGCTCGACAGCGAGATCGTGTCGCTCGGCTATGCCGGCCCGATGCATCTGCGCGTGGTCGGCGGACGCCGGCTCTCCGGCTCCATCGACGTCAAGACGAGCAAGAACGCCTGCGTCGCGCTGCTCTGCGGTGCCCTCCTCAACAAGGGCCGCACGGTCCTGCGCCGGGTCGCCCGTATCGAAGAGGTCTACCGGCTGCTGGAGGTCCTCAGCTCCATCGGCGTCCGCACCCGCTGGATCAACGACGGCATCGACCTGGAGATCGTCCCGCCCGCCACGCTCGACATGGACGCCATCGACGCGGAGGCGGCGCGCCGCACCCGCTCGATCATCATGTTCCTCGGCCCGCTGCTGCACCGGATGGACCGCTTCCGGATCCCTTACGCCGGTGGCTGCGACCTCGGGACGCGCACGGTCGAGCCGCACATGATCGCCCTGCGCCGCTTCGGCCTCGACATCACCGCCACCGAGGGGCTCTACCACGCGGTCGTCGAGCGCTCCACCACGCCCAAGCGCCCGATCGTGCTGACCGAGCGCGGCGACACCGTGACCGAGAACGCGCTGCTCGCCGCCGCACGCCACGACGGCACCACCGTCATCCGCAACGCCTCCTCCAACTACATGGTCCAGGACCTGTGCTTCTTCCTGGAGGCGCTGGGCGTACGCGTCGAGGGCATCGGCACCACCACCCTGACCGTGCACGGAGTGGCCAACATCGACGTGGACGTCGACTACGCCCCCTCCGAGGACCCGGTCGAGGCGATGAGCCTGCTCGCCGCGGCCGTCGTCACCGAGTCCCAGCTGACCATCCGCCGGGTGCCGATCGAGTTCCTGGAGATCGAGCTGGCGGTGCTGGAGGAGATGGGCCTGGACCATGACCGCTCGGCCGAGTACGCGGCGGACAACGGGCGGACCCGGCTGATCGACCTGACCGTGCGCCCCTCCAAGCTGGAGGCGCCGATCGACAAGATCCACCCGATGCCGTTCCCCGGCCTCAACATCGACAACGTCCCGTTCTTCGCGGCGATCGCTGCCGTCGCCCAGGGCCAGACCCTCATCCACGACTGGGTCTACGACAACCGCGCGATCTACCTGACCGACCTCAACCGCCTCGGCGGCCGCCTCCAACTCCTCGACCCGCACCGCGTCCTCGTCGAGGGCCCCACCCGCTGGCGCGCCGCCGAGATGATGTGCCCGCCCGCGCTGCGGCCCGCCGTGGTCGTCCTGCTGGCGATGATGGCGGCCGAGGGCACGTCGGTGCTGCGCAACGTGTACGTCATCAACCGCGGCTACGAGGACCTGGCGGAGCGGCTGAACTCGGTGGGCGCGCAGATCGAGATCTTCCGCGACATCTGA